The Punica granatum isolate Tunisia-2019 chromosome 4, ASM765513v2, whole genome shotgun sequence genome has a window encoding:
- the LOC116204913 gene encoding caffeic acid 3-O-methyltransferase-like — protein sequence MSPSLKPLLPPSGSLSEEDEACLQAMLFSSAHVVPMVLNAATQLGLFDIINRAGPKAQLLPSQIASELETAVDCTDDDVASRLDRMLRLLASHSLLTCSVKTLEDGRVERRYGLAPSSRFFVKAESEEPSLASLVALHSHPAPQQAWFHFKDAVLEGGNQFKKVHGMSIFEYMDNDPAFNTIFNSSMVAISNLMMKRILEIYDGFEGLSSLVDVAGGTGKCLSMITSKYPSIKGINFDLPHVIKEAPSYPGIEHVGGSMFSSNIPKADAIMIKDALHNWTDEDCVKILKNCYDTLPSKGKLILIYHLLLEEPDTSISSMYASRLDNTMMMQPNGKERTESEFRALSEAAGFSNCKFVCCACNIWAVMELYKS from the exons ATGTCTCCATCACTAAAGCCATTGCTCCCGCCAAGCGGCTCTCTCAGTGAGGAAGACGAAGCCTGCCTCCAGGCGATGCTCTTCTCGAGCGCGCATGTGGTCCCTATGGTCCTGAATGCAGCCACCCAACTTGGGTTGTTCGACATCATAAATCGGGCAGGCCCCAAGGCCCAGCTCTTGCCCTCCCAGATAGCTTCCGAGCTTGAAACGGCCGTGGACTGTACCGACGATGACGTTGCCTCAAGGCTCGACAGGATGCTCCGGCTCCTTGCCAGCCACTCCCTCTTGACGTGCTCCGTGAAAACCCTAGAGGATGGGAGGGTTGAGAGGCGCTATGGCCTCGCCCCGTCCTCACGGTTCTTTGTTAAAGCAGAGAGTGAAGAGCCATCGTTGGCTTCATTAGTGGCCCTCCATTCCCACCCTGCTCCTCAACAAGCCTG GTTTCACTTCAAGGACGCTGTCCTAGAAGGAGGAAACCAGTTCAAGAAGGTTCACGGGATGTCGATATTCGAGTACATGGACAATGACCCGGCTTTCAACACCATCTTCAACAGCTCGATGGTGGCTATTTCTAACCTCATGATGAAGAGGATTCTTGAGATATATGATGGGTTTGAGGGACTCAGTTCACTGGTTGACGTGGCCGGAGGGACCGGGAAGTGCCTCAGCATGATCACGTCCAAGTACCCTTCAATTAAGGGCATCAACTTTGATTTGCCCCATGTCATCAAGGAAGCCCCATCTTATCCCG GCATTGAACATGTCGGAGGAAGCATGTTCTCGAGCAATATTCCAAAGGCAGACGCAATCATGATAAAG GATGCCCTCCACAATTGGACCGACGAGGACTGCGTGAAGATACTCAAGAACTGCTATGACACTCTTCCGAGCAAGGGGAAACTGATACTGATATATCATCTACTACTCGAGGAACCAGATACGAGTATCTCTTCGATGTATGCATCGAGACTCGACAACACCATGATGATGCAGCCCAATGGCAAGGAGAGGACCGAGAGTGAGTTCAGGGCGCTGTCTGAGGCTGCTGGTTTCTCCAACTGTAAGTTTGTTTGTTGCGCTTGCAACATCTGGGCAGTTATGGAGCTCTACAAATCATGA